One Paracidovorax avenae ATCC 19860 genomic region harbors:
- a CDS encoding tripartite tricarboxylate transporter TctB family protein produces MKLRDIHDVIGGAAMGVIGTGFAVYGHVHYAMGTSARMGPGYFPIVLGWLLAVLGLLVALPALWRQGSPIVVQWKNLAFSVASLLVFAVLLRTGGIILAAFTASLVALVPAPMRLRTQFTVSAVVALITVLIFVVGLQMVLPTWPWSI; encoded by the coding sequence GTGAAATTGAGAGACATCCACGACGTGATCGGAGGTGCCGCCATGGGCGTCATCGGCACAGGTTTCGCGGTCTATGGCCACGTCCACTACGCGATGGGCACCTCGGCCCGCATGGGCCCGGGCTACTTCCCGATCGTCCTGGGGTGGCTGCTGGCCGTGCTGGGCCTGCTGGTGGCCCTGCCGGCGCTCTGGCGCCAGGGCTCGCCCATCGTCGTGCAGTGGAAAAACCTGGCCTTCTCGGTGGCCAGCCTGCTGGTCTTCGCGGTGCTGCTGCGCACCGGCGGAATCATCCTGGCCGCGTTCACCGCGTCGCTGGTGGCGCTGGTGCCGGCGCCGATGCGCCTGCGCACGCAGTTCACCGTCTCGGCGGTGGTCGCGCTCATCACCGTGCTGATCTTCGTCGTCGGGCTGCAGATGGTCCTGCCGACCTGGCCCTGGAGCATCTAG
- a CDS encoding LysR family transcriptional regulator, whose amino-acid sequence MKFENLSDLRVLVEAARGGSLTAAARALEVTPAAASAMLKRLEAQVGVRLFERSTRALRITAQGGTLLEYAERALELLDEGAGLAQSETGALRGTVRLAAPTDLSRVLLPRFDRFMERHPGVQLALSASDRLHDVRRDAVDLALRYSAELPDSQLVARALHRTRRLACAAPEYLARHGTPRHPSELAAHRCIAMAIAGRREVRWTFERAPGHPPETVGITLRAERSVDDGALAHAWALAGGGIVYKSRLDVQAHLDSGQLVELLPGWLGQAYTVYAVLPSQRFVPARVRALVEFLAEEWRPG is encoded by the coding sequence ATGAAATTTGAAAATCTCTCTGATCTGCGCGTGCTGGTGGAAGCCGCGCGCGGGGGCTCGCTCACCGCCGCCGCGCGGGCGCTGGAGGTGACGCCCGCGGCCGCCAGCGCCATGCTCAAGCGCCTGGAGGCGCAGGTGGGCGTGCGCCTGTTCGAGCGCTCCACGCGCGCACTGCGCATCACCGCCCAGGGCGGCACGCTGCTGGAATACGCCGAACGCGCGCTGGAACTGCTGGACGAAGGGGCCGGCCTGGCGCAGAGCGAGACCGGCGCGCTGCGCGGCACGGTACGACTGGCCGCACCCACCGATCTGTCGCGCGTGCTGCTGCCGCGCTTCGACCGGTTCATGGAGCGGCACCCGGGCGTGCAATTGGCGCTTTCAGCCAGCGACCGCCTGCACGACGTGCGGCGCGATGCGGTGGACCTCGCCCTGCGCTACAGCGCGGAGCTGCCGGATTCGCAGTTGGTGGCGCGCGCACTGCACCGCACGCGCCGCCTCGCCTGCGCGGCACCGGAATATCTCGCGCGCCACGGCACCCCGCGGCACCCGTCGGAACTGGCCGCGCACCGCTGCATCGCCATGGCGATCGCGGGCCGGCGCGAGGTGCGCTGGACCTTCGAGCGCGCGCCGGGCCATCCGCCCGAGACCGTCGGCATCACCCTGCGCGCCGAGCGCAGCGTGGACGACGGCGCCCTGGCCCACGCCTGGGCGCTGGCCGGCGGGGGCATCGTCTACAAGTCGCGGCTGGACGTGCAGGCGCATCTGGACAGCGGGCAACTGGTGGAACTGCTGCCCGGGTGGCTCGGGCAGGCGTACACGGTGTACGCGGTGCTGCCGAGCCAGCGGTTCGTGCCCGCAAGGGTGCGGGCGCTGGTGGAGTTCCTGGCGGAGGAATGGCGCCCCGGATGA
- a CDS encoding zinc-binding alcohol dehydrogenase family protein: MKAVGYFTPHALDAAPGQGLQDFSDLPAPVPRPHDLLVRVRAVSVNPVDTKVRASAAPAEAGQPKVLGWDAVGTVEAMGSEVRGFAVGDRVFYAGAIDRPGTNAELHAVDARIAAHAPATWTDAEAAAVPLTAITAWELLFDRLGFARHPGAATGPAAAAADAPVLLVVGGAGGVGSMLIQIARQLTGLRVVATASRPETRQWCLDLGAHAVIDHREPFAPQLAALGIEAVDAVASLTHTPQYLAQYVECLRPQGRIAVIDDMPSLDVMPLKRKSLSLHWEMMFTRPMFGTPDMAAQGRLLAEVAELARAGRLRSTLTGTLGPLSAATLREAHARIESGRTIGKLVVTP, translated from the coding sequence ATGAAAGCCGTCGGCTATTTCACCCCCCATGCCCTCGATGCCGCTCCCGGCCAGGGCCTGCAGGATTTTTCCGATCTGCCCGCGCCCGTGCCGCGCCCGCACGATCTGCTGGTGCGCGTGCGCGCCGTCTCTGTGAACCCGGTGGACACCAAGGTGCGCGCGAGCGCCGCGCCCGCCGAGGCCGGCCAGCCCAAGGTGCTCGGCTGGGATGCGGTCGGCACCGTGGAGGCGATGGGCTCCGAGGTGCGCGGCTTCGCCGTGGGCGACCGTGTGTTCTATGCCGGTGCCATCGACCGCCCCGGCACGAATGCCGAGCTGCATGCGGTGGATGCGCGCATCGCCGCCCATGCGCCGGCCACCTGGACCGACGCCGAAGCCGCCGCCGTGCCGCTCACTGCCATCACCGCCTGGGAACTGCTGTTCGACCGCCTGGGCTTCGCCCGCCATCCCGGGGCCGCGACCGGCCCGGCAGCGGCGGCGGCCGACGCCCCCGTGCTGCTGGTGGTGGGCGGCGCGGGCGGCGTGGGCTCGATGCTCATCCAGATCGCGCGCCAGCTCACCGGCCTGCGCGTGGTCGCCACCGCCTCGCGCCCGGAAACCCGCCAGTGGTGCCTGGACCTGGGCGCGCATGCGGTCATCGACCACCGCGAGCCCTTCGCGCCGCAGCTCGCGGCCCTGGGCATCGAGGCCGTCGATGCCGTGGCCAGCCTCACCCACACTCCTCAGTACCTCGCGCAGTACGTGGAATGCCTGCGCCCGCAGGGCCGCATCGCGGTGATCGACGACATGCCCTCGCTCGACGTGATGCCGCTCAAGCGCAAGAGCCTGTCGCTGCACTGGGAGATGATGTTCACGCGTCCGATGTTCGGCACGCCCGACATGGCCGCCCAGGGCCGACTGCTGGCCGAAGTGGCGGAACTCGCCCGCGCCGGCCGCCTGCGCAGCACGCTCACCGGCACCCTGGGTCCGCTCTCGGCCGCCACGCTGCGCGAGGCGCACGCCCGCATCGAGAGCGGCCGGACCATCGGAAAACTGGTCGTAACCCCCTGA